GAGCTGGGCATCGGGGTCCCGGATGATCACCAGGTAGAGGTCCTTGACCTTCGGTCCGGCAAAGGCTTCAGGGTCGAAGGTGCCGGCCGCCGTCTCCCGGGGGGAGGAACAAAAGGCGAGGATGGCAGCTGACAGAAAAAGGGCGAAAAGGGATTTTTTCATTTTTCGTCTCATCCTTTCCGGAACGGAGATTCGGATTCGCTCATCATTCTAGCAGATCGCTAAAGAATCCCTTTCCGCAAAATGCCGTATTCCAGAAGCGTTTTCCTGCGGTTACCGGAGAGGCGTTTTGAAAAGGAACTATGTGTTATGAAATATGATAATATATAAAAAATGGGATTGAAAAAGACAAAAAAACCATGTCATGCTTCCCTTCCCCGTCTTTCTCTGGTATAATTTTTGAAAATTCGACAAGAGGAGGAGTGTCCCATGATAAAAATCCTTGCACTTGCAGTTTTTGCCCTTTCCCTTGCTGCCGGAGGGGCTTTTGCAGCGGAAGCCGCCCGGGTTTTCGAGGAAGACCGGTTTGAAACCTCCGCAGGAGAGGTAACCGTCACCTTCATCGGGCACGGCACCCTGATGTTCTCTTTCGGCGGCAGGGTGCTTCACGTGGACCCCTACGGCAAGATGGCCGACTACTCCGCCCTGCCGAAGGCGGATGCCGTGCTTATTACCCACGAGCACCAGGACCACCTGGACAGGGAAGCCCTGAAGCATATCGTCACCGATGAGACCGATATCGTGCTGAACGGGAATAGCGCCGAAATTCTCGGCAGGGGGAGAGTACTGAAAAACGGGGAGTCCGCTGAACTGCTCGGCGTCAGGGTGGAAGCCGTTCCGGCCTACAACATCGTGCACAAGCGGGACAACGGCCGGCCCTTCCATCCGAAGGGAGAACACAACGGCTACGTTCTGAACTTCGGCGACACCAGGATCTACGTTGCAGGGGACACGGAGAACATTCCGGAAATGAAGGAGCTGAAGGATATTCACGCGGCATTTCTTCCCATGAACCTTCCCTTCACCATGACGCCCGAAATGGCGGCCGACGCCGCCCTCTCTTTCAGGCCGAACATCGTCTACCCGTATCACTTCGGGCAGTCGGATCCCGAAAAGCTTGTGAACCTCCTGAAGGATTCGGGTATTGAAGTGCGGGTGCGGAAGATGAGCTAGGGAGAGCCGGAACGGCCCTTGCCTCCTGTAAACCCGGGGTGGCGGCACTGTTTCTGCCATCCTGAGGAGCGAAAGCGACGAGGGTTCGCTCTTTTGTACCGGGCCTCAAAGGCGAGATCCTCCCCCTCCGGGGATGCTGCGCGATCGCTTCGCTCAGGACGACAAGAACCAGGAGTCAGGAAGAAAAAGAAGGCCGGGACTTTGTGTCCCGGCTTTTTTTCAGTGTGCCCGGCCTTTTCTCCGGGGCAGCCACATGACCGTGGTCATCACCGCGCCGGCAATACAGACCAGGGTGAAGAGAAGAAAGGCCCGCTGGGCGCCGAAAAAGGTGCAGCCGAACCCCATGTACAGAGGAAGGATGAACCAGCTCAGGTCCATGGAGAAGTGGACCAGCGCGGATGCCTTGGCCCGGAGGCGGGGCGCCGCGAGGTCCGCCGTGAGAGCGAGGTGGGCGGGGTAGCCGTACCCCATGCCCATGCCGTAGAAGAATCCCCAGAGGACCAGCCCGAAGGAAGTGCGGGCGAAGGCGAGGCCGAGAAGGCAGAGGGCCATGAGAAGGAAGGAAGGGCCGGCGAAGACCGTTCTCTGGTACCGGTTGAAGAGGTTTCTTCCCGCCGTCCGGACGAAAAGGGCCCCAACTCCGAGAGAGAAGATGAACCATGAGGGAACGAGCCCCTTTTCCAGAAGCACCGTGCCGATGAAGACGATGGATGCGTCGCAGAGGCCGAAGAAGAAGCAGGAGAAGACGATCTTCCCCGCCGGCGTTTCCCGAAAGAGGTCGCCATAGGTTCCCCATTCCATGGGCTGATTCTGCCCGGTGGATCCCTGGTACCCCGCAGGCTGAAGGCGGAGGGCCAGGGAGAAGGAGAGGGCGGCGGCGGCGAGGGGAAGGATCATGAAGAACCTGTCCTGGCCGCTCCGTACAAGATAGTCGGTGAGGGGAACCACCGTGAACATGGGAATGAGGCTTCCCACGGAGACGAGGGCGAATCCGAGGCCCCGTTTCGATTCTTCGATAACAAGGGCCTGGTAGGTGGTGAGGGCCACCATGAAAATGCTATACGCCAGGCCCATGACCACCCGGACCCCGACGAACCAGGCGAAGGCCCCCTGGTAGGCCTGGAGGGCCAGGGCACAGCCGATGCAGACTCCTGACGACCAGATCATGCTCTTTCTGACGCCTATCCGTTCGGTGATCAAGCTCCCCACCGGCCGGACAGCCGTGGTGGCCGCATAAAAGACGCCGACGAGGATCCCCGCCGATGCGGCGGTGTACCCCCGGGCGGCGAGGTAGGGGGCGAGAAAGAAGAAGGCATTGGAATAGGAGTAGATGGCGAAGTTGATTATCAAGAGAGACAGAATAAGCCGGTCCATGGTGAAGTCCTCCTGGGGGCCGTTGTGGTCCAGGCTGGTTCCGTACTGATGTATTGTATACCTTCGGGAGAGGAAATTCAATCGTTTCCGCCCTGTGCCGCCGGCTCGGGAATGAGCCTGCCCCAGGACACGATGCACCCCTTGCCCTTCGATTTCGCCTCGTAGAGGGCGGCATCCGCTTTTTTGAAGGCCTCATCGGGAGAGGACCCTGCCGGAGCCGAGGCCACCCCGAGGGATATGCTCAGAAAGGGAGCGCAGCTTCTGACCTTGCGGCAGATGTTTTCGGCGATGACCAGTCCGTTGTTCTCCGGGCAGTCGGGAAGGAGGACGGCGAATTCGTCCCCTCCGATCCTGCAGGCGATGTCGTCCCTCCGGACGGCCCCGGCGATGGCGGACGCCATTTTTTTCAGGGCTTCATCTCCTGCCTGGTGCCCCTGGGTGTCGTTGATGTCCTTGAAATCGTCGAGATCGATGAGGATGAGGGTGACGCCGGTTCCCTCCGGGAGAAGCCCGGCGAGCTCTTCGTCAAAACGGCGCCGGTTGTAGAGCCCCGTGAGGGGGTCCCGGCCGGCCATGTCCCGTGCCTGCCGCTCGGCGCTTGACAGGGCGGCGAGTTCCCTGGAGGTTTTCCGCTGCAGCCTGGAGAAAAAGTACATGCTGGAGACGATGAAAACATAGCAGATGACCAGGTTCACCATCTCTCCCCGGAAGTCCCCCGAGAGGATGAAGGCGCTGATGAAGGAGAAGGCGTTGATCATGAGATAGGTGAAGAAGACGTCCCGTCTCTGGAACTGCATGTAAATCACCGTCCCCAGGAGGGTGACGATATGCCGGAGAAGGAGGGTGAAAAACCCGGCCTCGAGGAAGGAAGCCCCCAGGGGCAGCAGGTTCAGGAAGAGCAGGATGGGGGGAACGAAACCCCGGACGGCCGAGGGGGGCATGGTGTTCATCCTGATGCGGAAAAACAGGAAGAGCAAGGCGATGAAAAAGTCGAGCACCGCCAGAAGCGGGTATCCCATAAGCACATCGGCCCACCCTGCGGCGAGAAACCAGACCGCAGTGACGACACTGAGCAGACGGAGGGCGGGCAATTCCCTTTCGTGCCGCTTTTCCCTTAGAACGGTGCGATACGTCATTGCAGCCTCCCGGATTTTGTTGACTGCCTGCGAGAGGATTATACCTTCCGGGAGGCGGTAAAAAAAGCCCTTTTCCGGCCTTGGCCGGAAAAGGGCGGATTCAGCCTTTTCCGAAACGGATTACTGGGTAATCGCGTTCACGGGGCAGACGGACACGCAGCTGCCGCACTCGATGCAGCTCTCGTCCACGACTGCCTTGCCATCAACCATGGAAATGGCTTCCACGGGGCAGGTGCCGACACAGGTCTCGCAACCCACGCATGCGTCCTTGTCCACGACTGCTTTTGCCATTATTCATTCCTCCTCGGATATAATCTGCTGGTACACTGTGACGGTCCGGATTATACTCCACTTTCTTTTCCGGGGCAACTTGAAGAACTCCAGAGAATGGCGGGCGGGTATTCCGCTTTCGGGTCGCGGGTCAGCAGCCGTTCCAGCTCTTCCGGAGGAGAGGCTCCCTCGTACAGCAGGCGGTGGACCCCCTTCGAGATGGGCATGTCCACGGAAAGCCTCCGGGCGGCCTCGGTTACCGCCCGGACGGTGTATGCTCCTTCCGCCACCTGCCCGATCTCCGTCCTGGCCTCCTCGAGAGAGAGCCCGCGGCCCAAAGCCATTCCGAGCCTGAAATTTCTCGACTGGGTGCTGTAGCAGGTGAGAACCAGGTCACCCATTCCCGCAAGGCCCGCGAGCGTCAGGGGGTGGGCCCCGATAGCCTCGCCGAACCGCATGATCTCAGCCAGTCCCCTGCTGACCAGCGCCGCCCGGGCGTTGTCGCCGAGCCCAAGGGACGAGGCAAGGCCGGAGGCGATGGCCATGATGTTTTTCACCGCTCCTCCCGTCTCGGTTCCGATAACGTCATGGGAGGTATAAAGGCGGAGACGGGTCGTGTTGAGCAGGGACTGCCAGAAGAGGGCCGAGCCGGCCTTTGCCGAGGCCACCGTCACCGCCGTGGGCAGACCCCTTGCCACCTCTTCGGCGAAACTCGGGCCGGAGAGGACGGAATAGAGGGAATGGGGAAGAATCTCCTTCACGATGTCGCTGATCCGCTTTCCCGTGGCGATCTCGATACCCTTGGCCACGTTGCAGATCTCCGTCCGGTCGGTGCAGAAGGGCTCCAGGGCGGGGAGGAACCCCCGGAGCGTCTGGGTGGGGAGGGCCAGGATCCAGTAGTGGGAATGCAGGGCGGCCTCGGTGATGTCCGACGTGGCCGAAACCCCCGCCGGGAGGGAAATGTCCCGGAGATAGTCCGGGTTTTTCCCTGTGACCGTGATCGCCCGTGCCTGCTCGCTTCTTCTGCACCAGAGAAAGACGGAATGTCCCGATGACGCCGCCGACGCAGCGAGAGCGGTACCCCAGCTTCCTCCGCCGAAAACCGTCAGGTCAGCCATTGTGTGCCTCCTTTCTTTTCCCGTCCTTTTCTTCAAGATTGCCCGGCGTGAACAGGAGCAGAACCGAGCCCGCAAACATGAGCACCACGCCGGCAGTGATCGCGGGAACGAGGGATCCCGTAAGATCCCGAAGAAATCCCGAAACCAGGGGGGCAATCACGGCGGACGACATGATCGAGCCGTTGAAGAAGCCTACTGCCGCGCCCATGGAGCCGGGATGCCGCCTGCTGACGATGTCGCCCACCCATGAAATGGAGATGGGAGTGAATGCGGTGTTGCTGAAGAGACCGAAGAGAAGCAGCGTACCGATGATGGCCGGAGTTCCCTGGGCCCGCGTGAGAAGGGAAAGGGCGGCCGCACTCGCGGGGAGCACGAAGAGAGCGGTCCGCTTTCTGCCGAAGCGGTCGGAGAGCCGTCCCCAGAGAATGCCTCCCGGGAGGGCCGTGAGGGCGATGAGACCGGTATAAAGTCCCGACTGGATCAGGGAAAACCCCCGCTCCGCCTGGAGGAACGTGGGCCCCCAGGTGGCCGCCGCCCAGAAGCCGTACAGGGATGTGAAGGTGGCGATGTTGATCTTCCAGATGTCCCTGTCTCGGAAAAGCCTGCCGTACGCCGCAAGGGACGGGGAAACGTCATTGCGGACGTCGGGCAGGTGCTTGATGAACATGAGGATTACGAGGACGGAGGGTATGGCCAGGAGAATGAAGGGAATCCTGTAACTGCCGAAAAACTGGTAGAGGGGGCCGCTGACGGCCATTCCGCCGATGGTGCCGACAGCCATGCCGATTCCGATGAGCCCGGAGCTGAGCCCCCGTTTTTCCGCCGGAACGGTGGAAAGCATGGTCCCGAAGCAGCATGGGTAGTAGGAAGAGGCTCCGAAGCCATGGAGGGCGGAGAAGAACAGAAGGAGAGTGAAAGATGTCCCGAAGAGGCCGAAACCGAGGATACCGAGGCCGGACAGGGAGAACATGACGATGAGGACGCGCTTCGCCCCCCACCTGTCCGCCGCGAAGCCGCCGGGGATCTGGGGCAGGACGTACAGCAGGAAATAGGCGCTGGTAATGGCTCCCGCCCTGGCGGACGATATACCCAGGCTGTCGGCTATGACGGAAAGAAGCGGATACAAGGCTGTCCGGTCTGCGTACAGGACAGCCCACCCAAGAATGAGAGCCAGGATCACGGTGAATTCCTCCCGGTGTGATGGTGTCTCGTCTATTGTATCCTTTTTTTGCGGAGAAGTGAGAGGAAAATTGCCAGACTTCCCGCGGAAGGCTACAATGAATTCCGAAGGTCTGTGTGCATCTGAGGGGAGGCAATGGGTATGGCGCCGGACGATATGGCCATAAGACTGAAGGAAATCCAGGACAAGGTGGGTGAATCCCTGCAGTACAGCATTGACAGCCTGGCCACCCTCCGGGAGGAGGAACGGGAGCACCTTTTCGAGATCCGCACCCGGCGGGAGGGGGTACAGAAAGAACTGAACGAAGTCATCGTCGCCTCGGAGAAGGCGGAGGCCGAATACAGGCGATCCAGGCAGATCCTCCTCGATGCCTCCAGGTCAGGGGACGAGTCCATCGAAAAAGATGCCTACGAACGGGCCATGAACCTCATGAGAATCAGGGGAGCCTTCGAGGAGAGGGAAAAACACCTCGCCGCCCAGCGGGACGACCTTGACCGGGAGGAGCGCCGCATCGAACGGCTCATCGCCAGGAGCGAGGAGATGAGCAACCGGTTCAGGGTGGTGCTCAATCTTCTCAACTTCAGCATCGAGGGCGAAGAAAACGGATCTCTCACTCCGGAACAGAAAGATTTAAGCACCGGGCTCCTGCTGGCGGAGCGGGAAAGCATATCTCTCGCCCGGGAGCTCCATGACGGGCCCATACAGAAATTTTCCGCCGCCGGGCTGATGATCGATCTTGCCGGCGAGTTCCTGTCCAGGGGAGACTTCGGGAAGGCCGGGGAGGAACTCGCCAGGACCCGTTCCCATATCGGGGATGCCCTGGAGGAATTCCGCTCCTTCCTCTTCCAGCTCAACCCCACCGGGCTCAAGGACGGATTCGACGTCGCCCTGAGCCGCCTCGTTTCCCAGACGTCCGCCCTTTCGGGAGCTGACGTGCGCTACGCCGTGGAAGGGCAGGCCGACCGGATATCCCTTCCCGTGAGGACCGCCGTGTTCAAGATCATCCAGCAGGCGGTGGTCAACGCGGTGAAGAACGGCAGGGCACAGCGCATCAGGATACTGGTGAGCATCGGGCGGGAGGTGCTCCGGGTGAAGATTGTCGACGACGGGCTGGGGTTCGACGTAGAAAAAGTGAGGAGCGAAGCGGAGGAAAAGGGCACCTGGGGACTGGTGAACATGGAAGGCCGGGCCTCCATGATAGGGGGGGAGCTCACCATCTCGAGCGAACCCGGGAAAGGGACCAGCGTGTCCCTGTCAGTACCCGTTCCCCTTCGGAGATAAGCGAAGGGCCGCTTCCCTCCCGGGGCGGCCCCTTTTCATGCGGACAGTTTTTTCGCGGCTTTTCTCCGTTCCCCGTCGTCGAGGATGATTTTCCTCAACCGGATGGACTTGGGAGTGACTTCCACCAGTTCGTCCTCGGCGATCCACTCCAGCGCCTTTTCAAGGCCCATCTTCCGCGGCACGTCGAGCTTCACCGTGAAGTCCTTCGTGGAGGACCTGTGGTTTGTGGCCTGCTTCCGCTTCGTGGGGTTGCAGGGCATGTCGTTGGGACGGGAATTCTCTCCCACGATCATCCCGGCGTAGATTTTGTCCATGGGGGAGACGAACAGGGTTCCCCTTTCCTGCAGGTTCTCAAGCTGGTAGCTCGTTGCCTCCCCGGTGTCGAGGCTCACCAGGGCCCCCCTGCTGCGGGGGGTTATCTCTCCGGCCCACGGGGAGTACCCGGAGAAGCGGGAGGACATGATGCCAAGGCCCCTGGTATCGGTGAGGAACTCGCCCCGGTAGCCTATGAGCCCCCTGGTCGGGATATTGAAGAATATGCGCATGAGCCCGGTACGGAGGTTCTGAATCTCCTTTACCCGGGCCTTCCGCCGCGAGAGTTTTTCAAAGACCACGCCCTGGTACTCCTCGGGGATGTCCACCACTAGGTCCTCCATGGGCTCGTGAAGGACCCCGCCGATCTCCTCGGTGATCACTTCCGGCTTGGAGACACAGAATTCCATGCCTTCCCGCCGCATCTCCTCGATGAGAATGGCCAGCTGCAGCTCTCCCCGGCCCGAGACCTTCACGCCGTCCGGCCGCCCCAGGTCTTCCATCCGCAGAGCCACGTTGACGTGCATCTCCCTCAGCAGTCTCGCCTTGAGCTGCCTGAGGGTGATGGCCTGTCCCTCCCGGCCAGAGAAGGGGCCGTTGTTCACAAGAAAGAACATGGAGACAGTGGGCTCTTCGATATCCAGAGGAGGAAGGGCCTGTCCCTCCGCTTCCGGAGACGAAAATGTGTCGCCGATGCCGATTTCCTTCGGCCCGGATATCCAGACGATATCCCCCGCCGAGGCTTCTTCAACTTCAAGGCGTTCAAGACCGCGGGTGACGAAAATCTGGACGGCCTTTGCGCGTTCCGACTCAGTGATGGTAAACCTCTCGTTTGCCTTGTCGGAAGGGTCTTCCCAGCGGGTGGCCATGCGGAGAAACTCTTCGCCCTTCCGGATTTTTCCCTGGAGGATCTTCCCGCAGCCCATCCGGCCGGTGTATTCGTTCCATGCCAGGGTGCTCACCTGCATTTTGAAGGGAGCCTCCTCGTCGGCCAGGGGCGGTTCCACGCACCTGATGATAGCCTCGAAGAGGGCGTCCATACCCTTCGACTCTCCGCCCTCGATCTCCGAGAGGTCTGAGACGGCCCATCCCGCAAGGCCGGATCCGTAGAGCACCGGGAAATCCGCCTGCTCCTCGGTGGCTCCAAGTTCGAAGAAAAGGTCGAAGGTGGCGTTGAGGGCCATGACGGGATCGGCCTCCTTGCGGTCCACCTTGTTGATGTAGACGATGGGTTTCAGTCCCATGCGGAGCGCGTGGGACAGGACGTACCTGGTCTGGGGCATGGGGCCTTCGCCGGCGTCAACGAGCAGGAGCACCGAATCCACCGTGGAGAGGATACGCTCCACTTCCCCGGAGAAATCGGCGTGACCGGGGGTGTCGATGATGTTGATACGGCAGCCCTTCCATTCCACCGTGCAGTGTTTTGCCCGGATGGTGATGCCCTTTTCCCGCTCGAGTTCGTTGTTGTCCATGATGCGTTCTTCAATACGGGCGTTTTCACGAAAAACCTGGGCGGCCCTGAAAATGGAGTCGATGAGAGTGGTCTTGCCGTGATCGATGTGGGCGATGATGGCGATGTTGCGTATGTGTTCCGCTCTTTTCATAAAATATCCGTTCCTCCGGTGCAGTCGGACTTTGTGTTTCTTCTCTGCAAAAGAAGATGATACATCCTGAAGAACTGAAATGCAAGAGAAATCGGGCTGACCTAGATCCTAAATCCGCAGGTTTTTCAGGCAGAGGGAATGTCGCCGGGCACAGCGCCCGGGCCGAGAAACCGACACGGATGTCGGTTTCAGGTGCAGTTGTCAAGGACGACAATCTGCACCGGCGGGCCAAGCGAGCACCGGTGACACTCCCCGCTGCCTGCGGATTTAGGCTAGATCCTAAATCCGCAGGCAGCCGGGGTGTTTCCGCAAAGAGCGCGGAGCGAAATGGTTTCGCCCCCGGGGAGGGCGAAGCCACCTCATGCCCGGCGGCACTCCCTCCGCCCGGAAAAAGCGCATTATGCCGCGGGGGGCGGTCAAGCTGGACCTTGATTTCACCGTGACATTTTACCAAAGTGTAACAGAACGTTTACCCGGAAGTTGCGCTGCGGTGCTAAAGTTCCTGCAGACAAAGCGGGAGGGAGAACGTAAATGAGATCTTTCATCGTGCAGGAAAAATCCTACGGCCAGTTTTTGCGGGAACTTCTCGAAAAAGGGGGGATTCACCCCGTGTTCCAGCCCATTTTGGATGTCGCCGAGGGAAAAGTTTACGGTTACGAAATTCTGTCCAGGGGAATGCCACCAATGGAATCCCCCCTGGACCTGCTTGCAGCGGCCCGGGAATGCGGTATGCAGTGGGAGGCGGAAAGAGCCTGCCGCAAGGCGGCCCTGGAAGGTATAAGGCGGCGTGATACAGGAGAAGGGGTCCGCTATTTTCTGAACGTGAGTCCCTGGGTTCTGAGCGATTCGCGGTTCAGGGAGCTTTTTACTCCCGAACGACTGAAGCCGTATGGCATGAGCTCGGACAGGATTGTTCTGGAACTGACGGAAAACCTGCCCGTGGAAGATTATGGAAAACTTGAAGAGTCTGTGGCATGGTTCAGAAAAGAGGGGTTTTCTCTCGCCCTGGACGACGTCGGATCCGGATATTCGGGGCTGCGGACGATGGCGGTCTGCGCCCCTGATTTCTTCAAGATCGACATCGAGATCGTCCGGGGGGTAGCGGAAGACCCATACAAAAAGCATGTGGTCCGGTTTCTCTGTTCGTTTGCCGCGAATGTCGGGGCAAAGATCGTTGCGGAGGGAGTGGAGAACTGGGAGGATATGAAAGCGCTTCTCGAACTGGGAGTCCACTTTGCCCAGGGGTATCTTTTCGCCCGTCCTCAAAAGGATCCCACTCCTCCCCCCGCCCACGTGATGGCCCGGCTTTCAGCCATGTATGCGGAATTGAACGAGGACGACCATATTGTCGGTGAAGGCATGAGGGCGCTTGTGATCAAGGGAACGACTGCCCAAAAGGGACAGATGTCCTGCGAGGAACTGGAACAGCTTCTGCGGAAAAACAGGACCCTGGATCATCTTGTTGTTTTGGACGGGGATCTTCCGGTCGGCCTTATAACCAGGCAGTCCTTTTTTCTGCAGACGGGGGGTGCTTTCGGGTACCAGCTTTTTCAGAAAAGGCCCCTGGAAGAAGCGGCGAAGAAGGAATTCCTGACCATGCCCGTTTTCAGTCCTGTAAGCGCCCTGGCGAAACTCGCCATGGAACGGCGGCCGGATGATCTCTACGATCCCGTTGTCGTGGTGGACGACAGGGGATGCTTTCTCGGCACGGTGACCATGAAACAGATAATCTCCAGGTCAACGGAACTGGAGGTGGAGCGGGTCCGGAGCTGCAATCCCCTGAGCGGTTTGCCGGGGAACAACAACATCCGCAAGTGGATAGAGGATGCGCGGAAAGAAAGCCTCTTTACGCTTATCTACTGCGACCTTGACAGATTCAAGGAATACAATGACAGTCACGGGTTCCTGAAAGGCGACGAGCTGATCAACTTTACCGCGACCATTCTCAGGGAGGGGCTGGACAGGCTGCCGGAAGGGTCCCGTCTCGGGCATATCGGGGGAGACGACTTTGTGCTTGTCTGCCCGGGGAAGGTGTCTTCCACCGCTCTGGATGCCATCTGCGCCGCTTTCGACCGGAAGAAGGGGCTCTACTTTTCCAGGGAGGAGAATGCCGCCGGGTGTTATTGTGCGACGGACAGAGCGGGAACGGTATGTTCCGTTCCCCTGGTCACGCTGAGCCTTTCAGTAATAGAGCAGGATAACCTTGATCCCTGTGCTCATCCGGCGGTGACAGCGGAAAAAGCGGCTTCCCTCAAGCATGCGGTGAAGCGTATCACTGCGGCTGAACGCCGCAGTGCATGGCTTATCGACCGGAGAAAGGCGGTGAGTTCCGGGGGGACTGAAAGATGACACTCAAATCAAGGCTATTCGTGCTCGCCTGCTCAATTCTGTTTGTAACCGCGTGCTTTGCCTTTATTTCCTACCGCGGGGGAGCGCGGATACTCTTTTCCCAGGCCGGGAAAAGCGATCAGCTTATGGCGGAAAGGGCTGCAAGAGCCGTTTCAGAACGGATTGCCGCATGGGAGAATGTTCTTCTGACGGCATCATCCAACATTGCCTTTATGATAGAAGACCTTGGAGTGCTTCCGGGAACTCTCGGAAATTACATGAGAAACCTCACGGAAGCATCCCTGGAACAGGGATTTCTCGCCGTTTCCTTCGCTCTTTCCAGCGGGGTCCTTCTGGAAGGAAGCGGATGGCTTCCCCCGGAGGAATTCGACCCGAGAAAAGAGAAGTGGTTCACGGAGGCGGGAAAAGGCAGGGCCCCTGTTTTCATTCCCCACTGCCAGGACGTAAAAAAGGAAAGGGAGGTTTTCCTTCTTGCCGTTCCTGTCTATTCTCTGTACCAGGAAGGACTTTTGCTGGGTGTCCTGGTCGGTGAAATATCGGCCGAAACCGTTGCCTCCCTTTCCTCCACGGCAAACGGCGATCTGATGATCCAGCTCATCGGACCGGAAGGGAAAAACCTGTTCCCGGAAGAAGGGGAAGCGGAAAAAAGCACGGAACTTCTTCAAACCGCCCGTTCCGGAGGCGAAAGCTATTCGTCGGTGAGCCGGGAGGGAGAGACCTTCAGGGTAAGCTTCTATGGGCTGCCCTATGGGATGTCTCTCGCCGTTTTTTCTTCCGAAGAAAAACTCCTTCACCCGCTGAGGACCCTTGCCTTTCGCCAGGCCGCTTTCCTCGCGGCGGCCCTTCTCGCAATTTGCTGCATGCTGTATGCCAC
This genomic stretch from Aminivibrio sp. harbors:
- a CDS encoding bifunctional diguanylate cyclase/phosphodiesterase — its product is MRSFIVQEKSYGQFLRELLEKGGIHPVFQPILDVAEGKVYGYEILSRGMPPMESPLDLLAAARECGMQWEAERACRKAALEGIRRRDTGEGVRYFLNVSPWVLSDSRFRELFTPERLKPYGMSSDRIVLELTENLPVEDYGKLEESVAWFRKEGFSLALDDVGSGYSGLRTMAVCAPDFFKIDIEIVRGVAEDPYKKHVVRFLCSFAANVGAKIVAEGVENWEDMKALLELGVHFAQGYLFARPQKDPTPPPAHVMARLSAMYAELNEDDHIVGEGMRALVIKGTTAQKGQMSCEELEQLLRKNRTLDHLVVLDGDLPVGLITRQSFFLQTGGAFGYQLFQKRPLEEAAKKEFLTMPVFSPVSALAKLAMERRPDDLYDPVVVVDDRGCFLGTVTMKQIISRSTELEVERVRSCNPLSGLPGNNNIRKWIEDARKESLFTLIYCDLDRFKEYNDSHGFLKGDELINFTATILREGLDRLPEGSRLGHIGGDDFVLVCPGKVSSTALDAICAAFDRKKGLYFSREENAAGCYCATDRAGTVCSVPLVTLSLSVIEQDNLDPCAHPAVTAEKAASLKHAVKRITAAERRSAWLIDRRKAVSSGGTER